CATGTTGCTGGCCGAATACATGCACGCCGATCCAACCGGCTATACCGGGAATGAAATCAACGGGGATCAGGTCGATGAAGTTCATCGCCAGCACCCAGGTAAACACGGTGAGCGCAAGCGGACCGATGATCGGATTGACCCGCGAACCGAAAACGTCTTTCACCTGCTGATTGACGAACTCGACCAACATTTCCAGAACATTCTGCATACCACTTGGCGCGTCCGGATCGAGCCGCCTCCCGACACGCCAGGCGATTACCCCGAGTGCCACGGCAACCAGCGCCGCCATCAGCCACACGTCGAAAAAAAACGCATGAAAATCGATCAAGCTGGAAGGCTTGTGCGTGGTCGGGTCGCAACCAAAGCACCAGTCAGTCAGATGGTGCTGAATGTACTCGACTGGATTAGCCGACTGCTGTGTCGATTCAGCTGCGCTCATTGGCCTTATTGCTCCCTAAGGTCACTTTTTCCGAAAAGCTACGGCCCCTCAAGGCTCGCTTATCCATTTCGGACTACCGCTACACTTGCCAGCATGAACGCCAACTGGGCGCCCACGAAATTCGCGATCAACGGCACAGGCGCGAGCTTCATCACCGCCAAGCCGAATGCGATCGCAACCAAGATAAAAACGAACCGCAGTACAGCACTCAAATAAAGCAGGGCCATGCCGGTTTGCGCGCTTTCGGCAACCACACGGCCAACATGCTGCACCCGGCGCCCTAGCATCCAGGTATTAATCAAGGCGA
This genomic stretch from Acidihalobacter ferrooxydans harbors:
- the atpB gene encoding F0F1 ATP synthase subunit A; this translates as MSAAESTQQSANPVEYIQHHLTDWCFGCDPTTHKPSSLIDFHAFFFDVWLMAALVAVALGVIAWRVGRRLDPDAPSGMQNVLEMLVEFVNQQVKDVFGSRVNPIIGPLALTVFTWVLAMNFIDLIPVDFIPGIAGWIGVHVFGQQHVFFRAVPTANLGAPFGLALTVFALVIYYNLKVKGPVGYLKMFLFHPFGKYFVPVNIVMTLIEEIAKPLSLALRLFGNLFASELVFMLIALLVFTHTTLPSVLLWFPVQVLSGLAWSIFELLILSLQAFIFMVLTIVYLGMAHTDDH
- a CDS encoding ATP synthase subunit I, which encodes MRKAIFLLQTGLVLIGVGVAFFLAGQTGGVAALYGGGIALINTWMLGRRVQHVGRVVAESAQTGMALLYLSAVLRFVFILVAIAFGLAVMKLAPVPLIANFVGAQLAFMLASVAVVRNG